From Prosthecobacter sp., the proteins below share one genomic window:
- a CDS encoding metallophosphoesterase translates to MPITLPPLTRRDFLQRGTAAAFGALATQLPALEIPEQVWVLFSDTHVAADEALNVRGVCMAENLRRCANQVLKIGQKPFGLIVNGDCAYLEGISEDYVTFLRCMQPLREQSIQVHCTLGNHDHRTNFLNAVIGPPPPNAERPMNVPDKHVVTVTSAQVNWILLDSLDLVNKTPGMLGEAQLVWIERELRNSPDKPTFIVAHHNPIQASMDEKKKGLCLQDSDTLFDLLASYSKVQGFIYGHTHTWLKSKHEKTGLPLINLPPIAYTFDPKRPNGWVIVRINSDRAEFELRALNPAHEEHGQKQVIKFV, encoded by the coding sequence ATGCCCATCACCCTTCCCCCACTGACCCGCCGCGACTTTCTGCAACGCGGCACGGCCGCCGCGTTTGGCGCGCTGGCCACGCAACTGCCTGCCCTCGAGATTCCTGAGCAGGTCTGGGTGCTGTTTTCAGACACGCACGTCGCCGCCGATGAAGCACTCAACGTGCGCGGCGTCTGCATGGCGGAAAACCTGCGCCGCTGCGCCAATCAGGTGCTCAAAATTGGCCAGAAACCCTTCGGCCTCATCGTCAATGGCGACTGCGCCTACCTGGAAGGCATCAGCGAGGACTACGTCACCTTCCTGCGCTGCATGCAGCCGCTGCGTGAGCAGTCGATCCAGGTGCATTGCACCCTCGGCAACCACGACCACCGCACCAACTTCCTCAATGCCGTCATCGGCCCGCCGCCGCCGAACGCCGAACGCCCGATGAATGTGCCGGACAAGCACGTCGTCACCGTCACCAGCGCCCAGGTGAACTGGATTTTGCTCGATTCGCTCGACCTCGTGAATAAAACCCCCGGCATGCTCGGTGAGGCCCAGCTCGTGTGGATCGAGCGCGAGCTGCGCAACTCACCCGACAAACCCACCTTCATCGTCGCCCATCACAATCCCATCCAGGCCAGCATGGACGAGAAGAAAAAAGGCCTGTGCCTGCAGGACAGCGACACCTTGTTCGATTTGCTCGCCTCCTACTCCAAGGTGCAAGGCTTCATCTACGGCCACACGCACACCTGGTTGAAGTCCAAGCACGAGAAGACCGGCCTCCCGCTCATCAACCTGCCCCCCATCGCCTACACCTTCGATCCCAAGCGTCCCAACGGCTGGGTCATCGTGCGCATCAACTCCGACCGCGCCGAATTCGAGCTCCGCGCCCTCAATCCCGCGCATGAGGAGCACGGGCAGAAGCAGGTGATCAAGTTCGTGTAG
- a CDS encoding cupin domain-containing protein, which yields MIKSPTGPLLVRHEGHTPRERSTCGWRDRLISREDVDLSPAAWAHAVDIDGAKLHYHKRSTELYYVLDGGGSVMLDGVEQPVSKGSLVHIPPGVVHGARGKMRVLVVGIPDIAEDDYFEVEGQS from the coding sequence ATGATCAAATCACCCACAGGTCCGCTGCTCGTTCGCCACGAAGGCCACACGCCGCGTGAACGCAGCACCTGCGGCTGGCGGGATCGTCTCATCAGCCGCGAGGACGTCGATCTTTCGCCCGCCGCCTGGGCGCATGCCGTGGACATCGACGGCGCAAAGCTTCACTACCACAAACGCTCCACCGAGCTCTACTACGTCCTCGACGGCGGCGGTTCCGTCATGCTCGACGGCGTCGAACAACCCGTCAGCAAAGGCTCCCTCGTCCACATCCCCCCCGGTGTCGTCCACGGCGCCCGCGGCAAGATGCGGGTTCTCGTCGTCGGCATCCCTGACATCGCGGAGGATGATTATTTTGAGGTGGAAGGGCAGTCGTGA
- a CDS encoding DUF1080 domain-containing protein, with product MKIIASTLAFALTGIAAFAADPKPAAPAAEKPSPIGYSDTPVIPGTQWKVHDIDRPRPNAVAPGEKPGAPPSDAIVIFDGTNTDALQAKEKDAKGKETGKIIPCPWPVDSGVMMISGGDCWTKQEFASCQLHLEWMSEPNTKGNSQKKGNAGVFFMDRYESQMLDCDNNPTYADGMTGGVYGQTPPLVNAVRPAGQWQVYDIIFTAPKLEGGKVVEPAYITTFVNGICVQNHTKIMGPTKHKQVTDYTGEFPEKAPIRIQDHKNDPPVRLRNVWIRPL from the coding sequence ATGAAAATCATCGCTTCCACTCTCGCCTTCGCCCTGACCGGCATCGCCGCCTTCGCTGCGGACCCCAAACCGGCTGCTCCGGCGGCTGAAAAGCCCTCGCCCATCGGTTACTCGGACACGCCGGTGATTCCCGGCACGCAGTGGAAGGTGCATGACATCGACCGTCCACGCCCGAATGCCGTGGCCCCTGGCGAAAAACCCGGCGCACCACCTTCGGATGCGATCGTGATTTTCGACGGCACCAACACGGACGCCCTCCAGGCGAAGGAGAAGGACGCCAAGGGCAAGGAAACCGGCAAGATCATTCCGTGCCCGTGGCCGGTGGACAGCGGAGTGATGATGATTTCCGGCGGCGACTGCTGGACGAAGCAGGAATTCGCGAGCTGCCAGCTTCACTTGGAGTGGATGAGTGAGCCGAACACGAAGGGCAATTCGCAGAAGAAGGGCAACGCCGGCGTGTTTTTCATGGACCGCTACGAATCCCAGATGCTCGACTGCGACAACAACCCGACCTACGCCGACGGCATGACCGGCGGTGTTTACGGCCAGACGCCGCCGCTGGTGAACGCCGTGCGCCCCGCCGGCCAGTGGCAGGTCTATGACATCATCTTCACCGCCCCCAAACTGGAAGGCGGCAAGGTCGTGGAGCCGGCCTACATCACCACCTTCGTGAACGGCATCTGCGTGCAGAACCACACGAAGATCATGGGCCCGACGAAGCACAAACAGGTCACTGATTACACCGGCGAATTCCCTGAGAAGGCGCCGATCCGCATCCAAGATCATAAAAACGACCCGCCGGTGCGTCTGCGGAACGTGTGGATCAGACCGCTCTGA
- a CDS encoding DedA family protein — MISQLLDFVLHVDKHLQTFALEHGALIYGLLFAIIFCETGLVVMPFLPGDSLLFAVGALSAQGFMRIEYIIPLLMCAAIIGDNLNYWIGRKAGGWIVGQRWFKRDYLAKTEAFFVKHGGKAIILARFVPIVRTFAPFTAGFGRMDYRRFLCYSLGGGLFWVLSFSIAGYFLGSIPIIKNNIKLVFLLIIVVSVLPIVIEVLRHRAEAKRARQNSQD, encoded by the coding sequence ATGATCTCCCAGCTTCTCGATTTCGTCCTGCACGTCGATAAACACCTGCAAACCTTCGCTCTGGAGCACGGAGCGCTGATTTACGGGCTGCTGTTCGCGATCATCTTCTGCGAGACCGGCCTGGTGGTGATGCCGTTTCTGCCGGGCGATTCGCTGCTGTTCGCCGTCGGGGCGCTTTCCGCGCAGGGCTTCATGCGCATCGAGTACATCATCCCGCTGCTGATGTGCGCCGCGATCATCGGCGACAATTTGAACTACTGGATCGGACGCAAGGCCGGCGGCTGGATCGTGGGCCAGCGCTGGTTCAAGCGTGACTACCTCGCCAAGACCGAGGCGTTCTTCGTGAAGCATGGCGGCAAGGCCATCATCCTCGCCCGCTTCGTGCCCATCGTGCGCACGTTCGCGCCCTTCACCGCAGGTTTTGGCCGCATGGATTACCGCCGCTTCCTCTGCTACAGCCTCGGCGGCGGCTTGTTCTGGGTGCTGAGCTTCAGCATCGCCGGTTACTTCCTCGGCAGCATCCCGATCATCAAAAACAACATCAAGCTGGTGTTCCTGCTCATCATCGTCGTCTCCGTGCTGCCCATCGTGATCGAGGTGCTCAGGCACCGTGCGGAAGCGAAGCGCGCCAGGCAAAACAGCCAGGACTAA
- a CDS encoding phage regulatory CII family protein, translated as MDSHEVISKAVENTSFKEVAAQMGVSLSLAYKWSQPDEMQGSGTANPLDRVRQLFEITQDPQLIQWLCHKANGVFVQNPAGGGPRGMELMPATQEIVQQFADLLTAISKAASDNRITIEEAEHIRSVWDELKRFTEGFVRLCEKGDFVHLAEEIKAHRAGK; from the coding sequence ATGGACTCCCATGAAGTGATCAGCAAGGCCGTCGAGAACACCAGCTTCAAGGAGGTGGCCGCGCAGATGGGCGTGTCCCTCTCGCTCGCTTACAAATGGTCCCAGCCCGATGAGATGCAGGGCAGCGGCACCGCGAACCCGCTCGACCGCGTGCGCCAGCTCTTCGAGATCACGCAGGATCCGCAGCTCATCCAGTGGCTCTGCCACAAGGCGAACGGCGTCTTCGTGCAAAACCCCGCCGGTGGCGGTCCGCGCGGCATGGAACTCATGCCCGCCACGCAGGAGATCGTGCAGCAGTTCGCCGATCTCCTGACTGCGATCAGCAAGGCCGCCTCCGACAACCGCATCACGATCGAGGAGGCGGAGCACATCCGCAGCGTGTGGGATGAACTGAAGCGCTTCACCGAAGGCTTCGTGCGCCTCTGCGAGAAAGGCGATTTTGTGCACCTTGCTGAGGAGATCAAAGCCCATCGCGCTGGGAAATAG
- a CDS encoding DUF4091 domain-containing protein yields the protein MKTTFLLLALTAHALAQPVRVSFCDGMTRISRDGTPPTAQTHTLHAARGEWEPLQIIVSATPEQLKNIEIIATGIAKHDSEMLLPAPKVLREHYVRVSKSTPMAPLPPGDYPDALVPLDMPAHEISGSAIVNQPFWVDVFVPYTAAPGAYTGEVRFKFSDGSAAIAAYTLNVWDFDLPVVPKLRTSIMTTVRRIAEVHGLDYQNNTPSLTHVGLLNAYYDLLAEHRLSVDQIYGSYPDASTGKIDEGKVERALRKHLLHRHCSTIGLPIWPQWPFNDPLGKDREAAMGYVAQWMKLLAKIRCESRGYVIMGDLDEPNDAAAYENVRRWGEFFNEVEEKHGIRVPLLITEQPTAEKTAWGTLNRAVDIWVPHFSEVWKDMEWAGGRHDIAVRRQAGDEIWAYAALVQMPDEWEKQQGRPKELRSSFPPVWALDYPPLAHRIVGWLLPKHGITGLTYWDTLFAAEGVDVWKDAGTFKTPDGTVYNGDGSYIYPATEKRHGRHAPVASMRLKWLREAVEDYDYLMLARQLGLEDDARRLTSSFARGFGDWDNNPGALMDARHQLGAMIEAAHHRKQTAAAEKGGAP from the coding sequence GTGAAGACAACGTTCCTGCTTCTCGCTTTGACCGCCCATGCTCTCGCCCAGCCGGTGAGGGTGTCATTCTGCGACGGCATGACACGCATCTCCCGCGATGGCACACCGCCAACAGCGCAAACGCACACCCTGCACGCCGCGCGCGGCGAATGGGAGCCGCTGCAAATCATCGTCTCCGCCACACCGGAGCAGCTCAAAAACATCGAGATCATCGCCACGGGCATCGCCAAACACGATTCCGAGATGCTGCTGCCCGCGCCGAAAGTGTTGCGCGAGCACTACGTCCGCGTTTCCAAGTCCACCCCGATGGCTCCACTGCCTCCGGGTGATTATCCCGACGCGCTCGTGCCGCTCGACATGCCCGCGCATGAGATCAGCGGCTCTGCGATCGTGAACCAGCCGTTTTGGGTCGATGTTTTCGTGCCCTACACCGCCGCGCCAGGCGCTTACACCGGGGAAGTGCGTTTCAAATTCTCCGACGGTTCCGCCGCCATCGCCGCTTACACGCTCAACGTGTGGGACTTCGATCTGCCCGTGGTGCCGAAGCTGCGCACCTCCATCATGACCACCGTGCGCCGCATTGCCGAGGTGCATGGCCTGGATTACCAAAACAACACGCCCTCGCTCACCCACGTCGGTTTGCTCAACGCATACTACGATCTCCTCGCCGAGCATCGTCTCAGCGTCGATCAAATCTACGGCAGCTATCCCGATGCCAGCACCGGCAAGATTGACGAGGGCAAGGTCGAACGCGCATTGAGAAAGCACCTGCTGCACCGTCATTGCAGCACCATCGGCCTGCCGATCTGGCCGCAATGGCCGTTCAACGACCCGCTCGGCAAGGATCGCGAAGCCGCCATGGGCTACGTCGCGCAATGGATGAAGCTGCTGGCCAAAATCCGCTGCGAATCACGCGGCTATGTCATCATGGGCGATCTCGATGAGCCGAACGACGCCGCAGCCTACGAGAATGTGCGCCGCTGGGGCGAGTTCTTCAACGAAGTCGAGGAGAAGCACGGCATCCGCGTGCCGCTGCTCATCACCGAGCAGCCCACGGCGGAAAAAACCGCCTGGGGCACGCTCAACCGCGCCGTGGACATCTGGGTGCCGCATTTCAGCGAAGTGTGGAAGGACATGGAGTGGGCCGGTGGCAGGCATGACATCGCCGTGCGCCGCCAGGCTGGTGATGAAATCTGGGCCTATGCGGCGCTCGTGCAGATGCCGGATGAATGGGAAAAGCAGCAGGGCAGGCCGAAGGAACTGCGCAGCAGCTTCCCGCCCGTGTGGGCGCTCGATTATCCGCCTCTGGCGCATCGCATCGTCGGCTGGCTGCTGCCGAAGCACGGCATCACCGGCCTTACCTACTGGGACACACTGTTTGCCGCTGAAGGCGTCGATGTCTGGAAGGACGCGGGCACATTCAAAACGCCCGACGGTACGGTTTACAACGGCGACGGCTCCTACATTTACCCCGCCACGGAGAAACGCCACGGACGGCATGCTCCCGTGGCCTCGATGCGCCTGAAATGGCTGCGCGAAGCTGTGGAGGACTATGATTACCTCATGCTGGCACGCCAGTTGGGCCTCGAAGACGACGCGCGTCGCCTCACATCGAGTTTTGCGCGCGGCTTTGGCGACTGGGACAACAATCCCGGCGCGCTCATGGACGCGCGGCATCAACTCGGTGCCATGATCGAAGCCGCACATCATCGCAAACAGACCGCCGCAGCGGAGAAAGGAGGCGCGCCATGA
- a CDS encoding polysaccharide deacetylase family protein, which produces MPLALHSRAIKAAALVGSGLASFARTRRASEATILAFHGLCEDAGDPDILDWTLHLPVSVFRSICALLAADYKVVSLADLIEARTKRTRLPDNAVVITFDDGYASNYELAYPILKEFDLHATIFVATGFLDGEDMLWFQRVDLALGRTRKQLIDWKINNKKLRLYLGTRELRQQSLVRLMPELKELPDTDLLREVDRLEEALEVSSPTLADLPTPMCPMTWEMACDMSLSGHVDIGGHTHTHPILARCDSMAMRAEISACRDRIRAEIGDLPATFAYPNGSADDFTRETMLLVREAGFKAACTTISGRVNNDVSLFQLPRYGSPESVWEAEATVSGAFETLKEWRQSCLKAMSMI; this is translated from the coding sequence ATGCCGCTCGCCCTTCACTCGCGCGCCATCAAAGCCGCCGCCCTCGTCGGCAGCGGTCTTGCGTCCTTCGCGCGGACGCGCCGTGCCTCGGAAGCTACGATTCTGGCCTTCCATGGCTTATGCGAAGACGCCGGTGATCCTGACATCCTCGACTGGACACTGCACCTGCCGGTCTCGGTCTTCCGCAGCATCTGCGCCTTGCTGGCAGCGGATTACAAGGTGGTTTCACTGGCGGATCTCATCGAGGCCAGGACGAAACGCACCCGGCTGCCGGACAATGCCGTCGTCATCACCTTCGACGACGGCTACGCCTCGAACTACGAACTGGCGTACCCAATCCTGAAGGAGTTCGATCTCCATGCCACGATCTTCGTCGCCACGGGGTTTCTTGATGGCGAGGACATGCTGTGGTTCCAGCGGGTGGATCTGGCCTTGGGACGTACGCGGAAGCAACTGATCGACTGGAAGATCAACAACAAGAAGCTCCGTCTCTACCTCGGCACGCGTGAGCTGCGCCAGCAGTCCCTCGTGCGCCTAATGCCCGAACTCAAAGAACTGCCTGACACGGACCTGCTCCGAGAGGTGGACCGCCTGGAAGAGGCGCTCGAAGTCTCCTCGCCCACGCTGGCGGACCTTCCCACTCCCATGTGTCCGATGACTTGGGAAATGGCCTGTGACATGTCCCTCAGCGGTCATGTAGACATCGGCGGGCACACCCATACCCATCCGATTCTCGCACGTTGTGACTCCATGGCCATGCGTGCTGAGATTTCCGCCTGCCGTGACCGCATCCGGGCGGAAATCGGCGATTTGCCCGCCACTTTTGCCTACCCGAACGGCAGTGCTGACGACTTCACGCGCGAAACCATGCTACTGGTGCGCGAGGCGGGCTTCAAGGCCGCCTGCACCACCATCTCCGGCCGTGTGAACAACGATGTCTCTCTCTTCCAACTCCCACGCTACGGGTCACCAGAATCCGTGTGGGAGGCGGAGGCCACCGTTTCCGGGGCTTTTGAAACGCTCAAAGAATGGAGGCAGAGCTGCCTGAAGGCGATGTCGATGATATGA
- a CDS encoding polysaccharide deacetylase family protein produces MKLKSHSAVIALPLSFFYNRLAKAVLVDSGFAAFARTRHPSRAAILTFHGLCETADDADSLEWYLHLPMDIFEGICRLLRDEFRVVRLSDLIDAHARGVRLPDNAVVITFDDGFASNHALAYPILRKFGLPATIHVATGFLAGEDVLWFQRVDLALSRTQKPQLDFKINGKLLSLRFGNHAQRLQSLLCLMPEFKRLPDVELRREVDRLEAALEVKKPQVGDLPERMRPMSWDMAREMSASGQIEIGGHTMTHPILARCDAATMRTEIVTCRDRIHDELGKPPVSFAYPNGTADDFTCETMNIVREAGFKAACSMIEARVDEQTSAFRLPRYGAPCSSWWANAVVSGVFETFQEWKSRFKMLSQT; encoded by the coding sequence GTGAAGTTAAAAAGCCACTCCGCTGTCATCGCCTTGCCTCTTTCTTTCTTCTACAACCGTCTCGCTAAAGCTGTGTTGGTGGACAGCGGTTTTGCGGCCTTCGCACGCACCCGGCATCCTTCGAGAGCTGCGATTTTGACTTTTCATGGCCTTTGTGAGACTGCGGACGATGCCGACAGCCTTGAATGGTATCTGCATCTGCCGATGGACATCTTTGAAGGCATTTGCAGGCTTCTAAGGGACGAATTCCGGGTTGTTCGGTTGTCAGACCTGATTGACGCGCATGCTCGTGGCGTTCGTTTGCCCGACAATGCGGTGGTCATCACCTTTGACGACGGTTTTGCCTCCAATCACGCGCTGGCCTATCCCATTTTGCGAAAGTTTGGCCTGCCAGCCACCATCCATGTCGCCACCGGGTTTCTTGCCGGGGAGGATGTGTTGTGGTTCCAACGCGTGGATCTGGCATTGAGCCGCACGCAGAAACCGCAGCTCGATTTCAAGATCAACGGCAAGCTTCTGAGCCTGCGGTTTGGCAATCACGCGCAACGCCTGCAATCGCTCTTATGCCTGATGCCGGAATTCAAACGCTTACCCGATGTCGAACTGCGTCGAGAGGTGGACCGACTTGAAGCGGCATTGGAGGTCAAAAAGCCGCAGGTCGGGGATCTTCCAGAACGGATGCGCCCGATGTCCTGGGACATGGCGAGGGAAATGTCCGCCAGTGGTCAGATCGAGATCGGGGGACATACTATGACGCATCCGATTTTGGCACGATGCGATGCCGCCACGATGCGCACGGAAATCGTTACATGTCGCGACCGCATTCATGATGAGCTTGGGAAACCACCCGTCAGCTTCGCTTATCCGAACGGCACGGCAGATGATTTCACCTGTGAAACGATGAATATAGTGCGGGAAGCCGGGTTCAAAGCCGCCTGTTCGATGATTGAGGCGCGTGTTGATGAGCAGACGTCCGCCTTTCGGCTTCCTCGCTATGGTGCTCCTTGTTCTTCTTGGTGGGCTAATGCCGTGGTCTCCGGGGTGTTTGAAACATTTCAGGAATGGAAAAGCCGGTTCAAAATGCTGTCGCAGACATGA
- the upp gene encoding uracil phosphoribosyltransferase: MQPVVVQHPLAQCHLTAIRAVSTPSHDFRRHLNHLARMLFLEATRELPVQEISVQTPLTQTHGVQLARPLVCVPILRAGLGLLDGILPLVPEAIVAHVGIKRNEETALPQPYYANLPANLGAADVFLLDPMLATGGSACEAARQLKEAGALRIIMICVVSCPEGLAAMARAHPDVSIITAAIDDGLNEHCYIVPGLGDAGDRYFGT; encoded by the coding sequence ATGCAGCCCGTCGTCGTTCAGCATCCTCTGGCGCAGTGCCATCTCACGGCCATTCGCGCGGTCAGCACGCCCTCGCACGACTTCCGGCGGCATCTGAACCATCTGGCGCGCATGCTCTTCCTCGAAGCCACGCGGGAACTGCCAGTGCAGGAGATCAGCGTGCAGACGCCGCTCACGCAGACCCACGGCGTGCAGCTCGCACGGCCGCTCGTCTGCGTGCCCATCCTGCGCGCCGGCCTCGGCCTGCTCGATGGCATCCTGCCGCTCGTGCCGGAGGCCATCGTCGCGCATGTCGGCATCAAGCGGAACGAGGAGACCGCCCTGCCGCAGCCCTACTATGCCAATCTGCCCGCCAACCTCGGCGCGGCGGACGTGTTCCTGCTCGATCCCATGCTCGCCACCGGCGGCAGCGCGTGCGAGGCCGCGCGCCAGCTCAAGGAAGCAGGGGCGCTGCGCATCATCATGATCTGCGTCGTGAGCTGTCCGGAGGGACTCGCCGCCATGGCGCGCGCCCATCCCGACGTGTCCATTATCACCGCCGCCATCGACGATGGTCTCAACGAGCATTGCTACATCGTCCCCGGTCTCGGTGACGCGGGAGACCGGTACTTCGGGACGTGA
- a CDS encoding glycosyltransferase translates to MEKPVQNAVADMKMDVSSAEGRDMRPTILHYTFHLGGGGAEAMLMNLVEKLDPSRFRSVVVAVNTTPWPDLVQRLVAAGVTLHSLESLSFGSFARLCAILRAERPDIVQTWIQQSDFVGGWAARLAGVPKVIWSIHTLETFHDPKESRFMIASLRWALVISSRFIPSRIISCSAAAIETHAAMGYPRSKMHWIPNGIDTERFIPDAKAAFATRAELQLPSDVPVIGFAGRFHGAKDLTTFLRATALLQSRIPRAYFLLCGGLESDLSDKERAAFALLPSPGQVRFEAFRTDPWCIYPALDVYSLSSRSEACPMSIIEAMSCGVPCVATDVGDCAFLLEGAGCVVPAGDSEALANAWEQTLRPGRESKNENATRLRSRVQERFSIAQAIGSYAETYLRLLGKWK, encoded by the coding sequence ATGGAAAAGCCGGTTCAAAATGCTGTCGCAGACATGAAGATGGACGTTTCCAGCGCTGAGGGCAGAGACATGCGTCCCACCATACTCCATTACACTTTCCACCTCGGCGGTGGTGGAGCCGAGGCGATGCTGATGAACCTGGTCGAAAAGCTCGACCCCTCGCGGTTTCGCAGTGTTGTGGTGGCCGTCAATACCACACCGTGGCCGGATTTGGTGCAGCGTCTCGTCGCAGCGGGAGTGACGCTGCATTCCTTGGAAAGCCTCTCGTTTGGTTCATTTGCCAGACTGTGTGCCATTTTGCGCGCAGAGAGGCCTGATATCGTGCAAACTTGGATACAACAGTCTGATTTTGTCGGAGGCTGGGCCGCCCGGCTGGCGGGAGTTCCGAAAGTCATCTGGAGCATCCACACGCTGGAGACATTTCACGACCCAAAGGAAAGCCGGTTCATGATTGCCTCCCTGCGCTGGGCGCTGGTCATTAGTTCTCGTTTTATTCCGAGCCGAATCATCTCCTGTTCCGCGGCTGCTATCGAAACGCATGCAGCCATGGGCTATCCACGTTCTAAAATGCACTGGATTCCCAATGGCATCGATACTGAACGATTTATCCCTGATGCAAAGGCCGCATTTGCTACCCGTGCGGAATTGCAACTGCCATCAGATGTGCCGGTGATCGGCTTTGCAGGGCGTTTTCACGGAGCCAAAGATCTGACCACTTTTTTGCGTGCGACAGCTTTGTTGCAGTCGCGCATTCCTAGAGCGTATTTTTTGCTCTGCGGTGGTCTGGAGTCTGATTTGAGCGATAAGGAGCGTGCAGCCTTCGCATTGCTGCCGTCTCCTGGCCAGGTGCGCTTCGAGGCGTTTCGCACGGATCCTTGGTGCATCTATCCGGCGTTGGATGTTTATTCGCTTTCCTCACGCAGTGAAGCATGCCCCATGAGCATTATTGAAGCGATGTCCTGCGGTGTGCCTTGTGTGGCCACGGACGTTGGGGATTGCGCGTTTCTGCTCGAAGGTGCTGGCTGTGTCGTGCCTGCGGGTGATTCGGAAGCGCTCGCGAATGCCTGGGAACAAACATTGCGACCAGGTAGGGAGTCAAAAAACGAAAACGCCACACGGTTGCGTTCGCGAGTGCAGGAGCGCTTCAGTATCGCACAAGCAATCGGCAGCTATGCAGAGACCTATTTGCGGCTGCTGGGCAAGTGGAAATAA
- a CDS encoding glycosyltransferase gives MKTITLSTSDTLLLPGRQRARVFVPARSLPAPARDKRPVVLHFAYTIGGGGAEAMLMNLAESLDPAQFRSVVVAINAKPWPHHLKRLHEAGVDVHDLEGSAYLHRETLARLRAVLRAERPDIVQTWMHHADLVGGWAARLAGVRNIVWSIHCREIHRNPGDGRSKTALFRRALALSSRFIPSRIISCSATAIEDHAAIGYPRSKMRWIPNGIDADRFVPDTDAALDTRAELKLSPNVPVIGYVGRFHEMKDLPTFLRAAALLQTRLPDAHFVFCGGVEVEMRAEERELLAQLPHRDQVRFESFRPDPWRLYPALNVFSLSSRTEACPMTVIEAMSCGVPCVTTDVGDCSRLLEDVGKVVPMRDPAALASAWEQVLRLGLVAREDISIRSRQRVLERFTIVQAARQYAETYAQLLEVRS, from the coding sequence ATGAAGACGATCACGCTCAGCACGAGTGACACGCTGCTGCTGCCGGGCCGGCAGCGCGCGCGTGTTTTTGTGCCCGCGCGATCACTGCCTGCTCCTGCGCGTGACAAACGCCCGGTGGTGCTGCACTTCGCCTACACCATCGGCGGCGGCGGTGCGGAGGCGATGCTCATGAACCTCGCAGAATCGCTCGATCCCGCGCAGTTCCGCAGCGTTGTCGTCGCCATCAATGCCAAGCCCTGGCCGCATCATCTCAAGCGGCTGCATGAGGCCGGTGTCGATGTCCATGACCTCGAAGGCAGCGCGTATTTGCACCGCGAAACGCTGGCCAGGCTGCGTGCTGTCCTGCGCGCGGAGCGGCCGGACATCGTGCAGACGTGGATGCATCACGCCGATCTCGTCGGCGGCTGGGCTGCCCGGCTTGCTGGTGTGCGCAACATCGTCTGGAGCATCCATTGCCGCGAAATCCATCGCAATCCCGGTGACGGCAGGAGCAAGACGGCTCTCTTCCGTCGGGCGCTCGCGCTCAGCTCACGCTTCATCCCGTCGCGCATCATCTCCTGCTCTGCCACGGCCATCGAAGATCACGCCGCCATCGGTTATCCGCGTTCCAAGATGCGCTGGATTCCCAACGGCATCGACGCCGACCGATTCGTGCCCGACACCGATGCCGCGCTCGACACCCGTGCTGAACTGAAGCTGTCTCCCAACGTCCCTGTCATCGGCTACGTCGGCCGTTTTCATGAGATGAAGGATCTGCCGACCTTCCTGCGCGCGGCGGCGTTGCTGCAAACACGCCTGCCTGACGCTCACTTCGTCTTCTGTGGCGGCGTGGAGGTCGAAATGAGAGCCGAAGAGCGTGAACTCCTCGCGCAACTGCCGCATCGTGATCAGGTCCGCTTTGAATCCTTCCGGCCCGATCCGTGGCGTTTGTATCCAGCGCTGAACGTGTTTTCGCTTTCCTCGCGCACCGAGGCCTGCCCGATGACCGTCATTGAGGCGATGTCCTGCGGCGTGCCATGCGTCACCACCGACGTGGGCGATTGCTCACGTTTGCTCGAAGATGTCGGCAAGGTCGTGCCGATGCGTGATCCTGCGGCGCTTGCAAGTGCTTGGGAACAGGTCTTGCGCCTTGGCCTCGTCGCACGCGAAGACATTTCCATCCGGTCACGCCAGCGCGTGCTGGAGCGTTTCACCATCGTGCAGGCCGCCCGCCAGTATGCGGAAACCTACGCACAACTCCTGGAGGTGCGGTCGTGA